ATTTTTATTCGCTGCACTTGGAAGGATTAACGAAAAAAATATTCAACTATCCTATGGAGGAGGAATTATTTTATTGGAAGGCGATTTATCTGATGCTTGGGGAATAGATGATAATTTAACACTGGAGCGCAACGACATTCGCACAGCCCAAGAATTAGGTATCAACATCCTCAATTTTGCTTTGCAACGGCGAAAAATAACCCTGCAATTGTTGGGGTCGTAAATATCTCTCTGTGGTCATAAGTAAGTTGGTGTGAATAAATCATTCTTAGTATGTAGTTGAAATGTCTTCAAAGACAGTGCAACTATAGCATTCCTATTTGATTTGTGAAAATTTGAGTGTCCAGATCCCCGACTTCTTTAAGAAGTCGGGGATCTAACTGTTTATAAACCATTTAGGATTGCTATATATATAATTTATTATTTTCTATTTTTCTCATTGATTTACTTAAGTCAATTTTTTAGTAGCTAATGTGAATTTCTTTAGTGCATAAGCTGATTTTAATTACAACTATTAATAAATGGGAAAATTAAAATTTAAAAACTAAGCATCCGAAAATTAACAACGACTTTGATTTTGCTGAAAAAAATTATAAAGGTGATATTTATTATGGCAGGTAATGTTAAAGCTATAGCTAGCAAAAAAACTTTAGAGTTTACACCAGATTCCTTTGATTATTTAGATGTCAATACTAACGGTGAAAATGAGTTTGATGTCAGTGTTATTAATGGAAGTGATAAATTCGCTAGTTTTCAATTAGAACTAACAACACCCGGTTTAGATGATAGCACACAAATGAAATGGTATAATACAGAACCAAAAATTTGTGCTAAAAAGCCACCGGGAAGCGAGACAAAATTTCATGTAAAAATTATAAGAGCGCCAATTCCAGCTTACGAAACCACTATTGATTTAATATTAAAAGTCTTCTCAGTCGAATACGCAAATATATACACAAGCCAAAAACTTAAGTTAACAATTAATAAACCTTTGAGGTCTTTAAGAGTTGAAATGCCTGTTAAAGAACTTAAAGTAATTCCGGGCGATAAAGTTGAGTTACCTATTTTTGTATATAATTTAAGCACTAAGTTCTCGGAAATAACCCTGACTTGTTTGGGATTAAATCCTGATTGGATAGAGCAAGGCAATCAACAGAAGTTATCTATCGAGCCTGGAGAATCGGCAAAAAGCATTTTTGTGTTTCAACCGCCAAAGGATGCTGAGAGCGAAAACTATGAATTTAAAATTAAGGTAGAGTCGGACGCCAGTCAATACACTGTTACAGAAAAGGGATTTTTAGAAGTCACCCCTGATGGAATTGTCGAATTTAACTGTAGCAATGAACAACAAATAATCCCCATAAAAGGAAAAAAAGGTGCAAATACTGTTAATTACGAACTAGTATTTAGAAATGATAGCAATTTACGCCAGCTAGTTAATGTTAATATTCCAGAGCAAAAGCTAAGCCTCGATAATGTTCAAACTATTCCTCAAGAGGTAATTCTCGCACTTGGTGAAACAAAAATAATGAACTTGGTTGTTCAAAAAAAGCAACCTTGGTTAGGGATGAAACAACACTTGCTATTTGAAGTTGCGGCTAATTTAACTAATCCTAAATCAGAAAAAGATAATAATGATATTTATGCCGAACCTAATACCCGTGTTTTAGCACTGGATGTTTTCCCTATTATTCCTTTTTGGCTTCAGGTTGCAGGAGGAACTTTAATCCTGTTGCTATTATTATTATACTGGATGTTGCTTCCTCATACTTATCATCAAGGAGCAGTTAGTTCGGTACGTATTTTTGGAAATGGAAGCCTTGTTTTTAGTGCTTCTAGCGACCAAACAATCCGACGCTGGCGGGTTGACGATACTCCTTGGATATTTGATAGTTTACGTCTAAAAGATAAATTTCCTTTTATCGCAAATAAAAGTCAAACTAAACAAGCAGTTCGTGTAATTCGTCAAAGTCCAAAAGATAATGATCTGCTTGCAGTCGGTTTAGAAAATGGAGAGGTTAAGCTATGGGATATTTCCACAAATCAAGAGAAAGCAACATTATCTGATAAAAAAGCTAATCGTGTTTTTGACACCGTATTTACTCAAAATGGTCGCTATTTATTTAGCGGTCATGGAAGCGGGCTTGTTAATTTTTGGAATTTAGATAAGTCAAGTAAACCAGAAAAATCTGTCAATGTTGGCTATGCAGTTTATGGTTTAGCAATTAATGAAAGCCGCCCTAATAAACCTCTAAATTTTATTGCTGGACAGTACAATAAGCTTTCTGTTTGGAATCCAAATAACGGCTCAAAATACGATCTTGAATATCGATGGTTAGATGCAAAACATCAGCAACCGATTTACAGTCAACACCACTACATAACTAGCCTAGCGACTGCTAAAAATACTTTAGTAACGGCTGACAATCAAGGTTATGTAACTTTGTGGGATATTAATAAAATACGTCAATGCACTAATCGAGCAACTAAATCATCCATATCATGCGATAAAGCTATTCTCTCTCAATGGCATAATGAAGGTGTGAATCCAGCAATTCGTTCAGTTGCTTTGACGCAAAATGCTTGTTATCTAGCAAGTGCGGGAGATGGAGGAAAAATTAAGCTTTGGCATTTGTCAAAAGGGTTAAAAGAAGGAAAAACTGTTACTCAAGACGATGCAAGAATTAACAGTGTTGATATCAAAGCTTTAAATAATCACGTTTTCATTACCAGTGGGGATGATAAATACAAAGTCAGATTATATAGAGTTAATGGGTTAAAAGAAAATGAAAACTGTAAGTAGCCCTTTGTTTATAGAAGATAAACCCGGAAATAGCAATGAAGTTGCACGGGGTTTTGTAGCTAAGCGTCAGATAATTGTTAAAAATACAGGCGATACAAGAGCCGATGTTGACATTTGGATATCTGCAACTGACAATAAATCAGATTCTCTATTAAGTTGGTGTAAGTTTAGCGAAAAAAACCCTTTAAGTATTGAAGCAAAAAGATCTCAAGAAGTGACGCTAAATTTCCAAATACCTCCGCAAGCTCCACCAGATTTGTATAACTATGAAATTATCGTTGAAGCTGCGGCTCAATATCCTGGTAAAGTATCTCGTCGTCCGCAGCAACTTCGAGTTTTACCTTCCCAGCAAGATGCAGAATGGGTAAATGAACCAGGGTTTAGTATACAGCCAATTAGTAATTCTACTAATCCTTTGGCTTTACAAGCAGGAGAACAACTTGTTGTTAATGTAAAGGTAGAGAACCATTCTAAAAGGGTAGACCGTTTTTATATTAATTGTCCCGAATTATCAAATGAATGGTACACTGTACAGTACCCAGAAGATAACTTAAATTTTCCTGGCATAGTCAGGGAAAGCGATGGCTTAGAATTAAATCCAGATAGTACGGGCGAAATAATTTTAATTTTCCATCCACCGCGATATACGCTAGCAGGATATTATTTTCCTACTATTAATCTTATATCCACCAACAGAGGGGAAGATGCTGCGTTGTTGGATGTGGTGTATTTGCAAATTCTGGCTGACGATAAATTAAGCGTACAAATGCGCTCACTGTCGCGGAAAATTCCCCAAGAAGCAGGAGAGTTTGAACTTGAGTTGATTAACCAGGGTAATATTGAGCGAGAAATTGGTGTTCGCGCAAAAGATAAGGATGAACTTTTTAGCTATGTTTTGACACCTGCGATCGCACAACTTGAGCCAGGAGAAGCGCAAATAGTTACATTAAAAGCAAAGTCTCAAAAATGGTGGCGTCGTCATTGGCGATCGCAAGGGTTGACCTTTAATGTTGAAGTCGAACTAGAAAACGCCAGTACAGAACCAAGTAAATCTCCGGCTCCTGCTTTACCAAGTATATTACCTCAACCAACAATAGTTTGGCAACCTCACCCTTGGTGGCGATACTGGTTGCTGATTTTGTTAGGTTTAGGAAGTATTGGAGGAATCGGTTTTGCTGTTTGGTTAAATTATCTTAACAATCAAATACCATCTCCGAAGGTAGTTGATTTTGTCACTAAAGCTAAGAAATATCAAGAAGGTAAAGATAAAAATATTGATATTAATTGGCAAATTAGCCATCCTAGCCAAGTCAAGAAAGTTACGTTGATTCGTTTGCAAGGTAATGTAGAAACAGACAGAATAAGTTATTCATTACCAGAGAAGCTTTCCAATAATTTCGGCTTAGGGAATGGGAACTGTCAAGTTGTTAAGAAATTATCTTCTGAAGTTGAGAAAGAAAAGCAGGAAAATAAATCTTGGTTATCGAGTATATTGCATCACTTTAGCAAAAGTAATTCAGAAAAAACTATAGATTTTCTTACCTGCAAAACAAGGATTCCCAATAATCAAAAAGCTGGAAGCTTCAATTTTAAAATTGAGGTATTCCCCAAAAATAATCCCGAACAGCCTTCATCTTCTCAACTGACAGACACGATCGCAGTTCAACCGAGGAATTTACCAAAAATAGTAAATTTTAATTCTACTTACCATAATTATCAAGAAGCAAATAAGCTTTTTCTGCAGCCAACTACAACAAGAGCATCAAATACTTTAAACCCGTCATTAAAATCGACACAAACTTCTTCACAACTAGTTATATGGCTTCCAACTAAGCCAGAATTATTAGATCGCGCCGAGTTGCAGAGAACGCAGAGGAGGAATAACTCTAATACAAACAAATTGGGTGCGATCGCAAAATCTATACCAACACAAAATGGTGTAACACCAGCACCAATTCTTCTCAATTGGGAAATTAGTCATTTAGAAGAGGTAAAAGAATTGAGAATTATTGGGAGAGCACCAGATGGATCGGTTAATAGTGTTGAAAAACGCTACGTATTGACACATAACAATCTTTCTCCAGACTTGAAAAAGTTTTGCCAACCTCAAGAAGCGCTTGGACAGAAACACAATCTGGTGTGTAAGAATGTGCCTATGAATGATGCACGCGAAGCAGGAAACTACATTTTTACACTTACAGTGATTCCTAAAGAAGGCGAAGAAGTATCTAAAAAGACAGATACTATTAAAGTTCAACCAAAGCCAGTTAAGCCTGCTACACCTATCAATATCGTGTCTTTTAAAGTAGATAGTCAAGAAGTTAATCAAAATCCCAAACGGATTTTTCGATTAAATGAATTAGCGCCTAATGCATCAATTCATCTGACTTGGCAAGTAGAGGATGGTGAAGATATTAAAGTTGAACTGGGTGCTTTTGGAGAAGTGGAAAAGCAAGGTTCGAGAAATTATGCTATCAGTCAAAGTCCCATTCGAGAAATCGTGGAGTTGAAAGTGACAAATAAGGCTGGTGAGACAAAAACTCAGCAGGTTGTGATTGAAACTGTTGGGGAAAAGCAGCAAAGTTGATATCTAGAAACCCAGTTTCACCTACCAAGAATCCTGATTTCTTCAAGAAACCGGAATTCTGACCTTTCAAAACCCATCAAAATTAATGGGACAGACTACTAGTCAATTTGACTTCTACGCTCGTATAATAACTACAGAACGCCCTTGCTTCGTCGTTGCAGTTTTAGTTTTCAAGCGTTCTGCAAAAGATGGCGCGTCCTTACGTCGGTCAAAAACAAACAACCAACCGTAATCTACTTTTATCCGCTTCAAATAAGAATCAAGCTGGTCTAACCCTTCTGATTCCGGGTCTTTTTTCTTCTCTCGCCAAGCCTTTAGCTCAATTCCCAAGGTAACATTTCTATACCTCAAACACAAATCCATGCGATCGCGTCCGATTGCATATTCCCGCTCTAAAGTACCACCACCATTGACAACGCGGTGTAAAAATGCCATTAGTACTATGTGCGGTGCGATTTCATGAAATGATGTAGTACCCAGTAAAGGTTCTCCATGTTGACGCCAAAATTCTATAAACGCTTGCAACAAAGCATCAACATTTAACTCACCTTCTGGAGTCAACCAAGTAGGACTAATACTGGGTAAACTATCTTGAGTTCCCTGAGTTAAAACACGAGGAATAACCTCGCGGTAAATAGGATTAGCAATTGTTAGTCCTGCATTTGGGTCGCGACGCAATAACCCTAGGTCAACCAAATATTGTCGGTCGTCATTTGGTGTATCACCTAATGCAATTCCTGCTAGCATTGGTTCAATTATTGCCTTAACCCTCGGTTCAGTGAGTTTTTCCGCAAGGGAATCGAGGTGAGTATCTTGACGTGCAATCAGTATTTCTTTTGCTTGATTAATATGTTCTGCTGTAATTTCTACGGATGTATCCGTTACCAATTCTTCAACAATTTCTTTCGCCAAAGCATTAACTAACCAAGGTTGTCCCTGAGTTAAATCATAAGCCGTCTGGACTGCTTCTTGTGTAAAAACTTGACCCGTATCCTCAGTATGCTGCTGATATAATTGTCCCACCTCCAATGCATTAAAATCTCTCATCGTTAGCGAACGGTCTTTAATATTAAACGGACTCGCAGTTTTTAATCTCGTGCTACTACCAGAAGCCACTTTATAATCTCGCACATCCCGTAAACCTATTAAGCCAACACTCGTGGGAAAAGTTGTCGGACGACCGCGATAACCATCCCGCAATTGTCGCAAAATAGAAATCAACGCCTCGTCTTGTAAAGAGTCAATTTCATCAATAAATAATACCAATGGTCGCTCTGATGCTTGCGCCCAAACCTGCAAAGCACCTTGAATTCTTCGTCCTGGCTGTGCTTGAATCCAATTGTCGGGAGGGCGTAAATCTTCTGGTAAATCAAACTGCGCGATCGCTTTCCAAGAATCGAGAATAGGTATTTCTGCCGTGGCTGGGTCGTGACTAAAAGGTGCGCCTACTTCCGCCGATACCATAAGTGCTGTATATCGCCCGCTTTGAGTTAGCTGTTTGGCTAGCGCTAGCATTGCTGTAGTTTTACCTGTTTGGCGCGGAGCGTGAATTACAAAGTAGCTGCGTTGCTCAATCAACCGCGATAAGTTGGGCAACCTCATGGTGGGTGATAACATATAGTGAATGTCAGGTTGACACGGACCTGAAATGTTGAACCAACGAGCCATAACGATTTGCCATCACCAGAACAATGCTGTCAGTTTAGCGCATATCGTTATTTGCTAGATAGCGCTTAGGACAGAGCGATCGCCTTGTTCACAAAAACACAATGGACGATCGCACTACAAGAGCTAATGTTTTGTGATTTTTTCCATAAAAATTCGTTCTTGCTCTTCTAAAGGCATATCTTTAGAATAAATGACAGGATTGGGATCGCGCTTTAATAATTCTGCTAGTGCTTCACTAAATTTCTCATCATCACTGCGATTTTCAGATAAGTATTGTTTTAATTCTGTTACTGTCATTTGAGTTAAATCAGTCATGAGAAAAACCTCCAGTTTCCATCAGAATAGATGACTAATGCGATTTCATCATTGGCACCCCCTTGAATATAAATCGTTTTTAATTTGGAGTCATAACGAAAAATGTTGATGGGTTGATAACCATTAGATAACCATTGACAAAGAATAACAGCTTGAATAGATTGTGCTGCGGTTGGCAAATTCTCAGACTCCTTATCATTGACCTTTTGTAGGTTTAAAGAAATTGAACTTTTCGTTCGCTAATGGCTTGCGGATAACCTCTACTCCTCCTTCTTGCAAGTCTTTTGCGGCTCGATCTTCTAAAGCTTTGCGTCTCTTTATTTCTTCTGGTATTGATTCTTCCTCTGAGAACTGTTTTTTAAATGATTCCTCTGAATCATTAACTATAACTTGTCCATTATCTATCATCAGTAACCCCATATCCAAATGAAAGCGTCCGGGTTGTTCTACAAACAGCACTTGAGCTTCATCTTCCAGTCCAAAGTCCTCCATTATTATTTTACGAACTTCGTTTTCACCAATTTTATATGCCTTGGCAGTTGCTGCTACAGAGTCTTTACCAACAAGAACAATTATTTACTATACGTTGTTTAGTCATAATATCTTTTACCTACTCCTAATTTATTTTTCAGTTATTTTCTGTATGAATTTTGCACGCCATACAACATCAATGTGCTACACCCAACCCCTAACTTCCGCGTCAGTAAGCGTTCGCTCCAACTTAATATATTCAGCCTGAGCAGCTATCTTAATATGCTTCATCTGCACGGGTTCCCCTGCATCTGCTGCAATAAAAGCCGCATTCAAAGCAATGTTACGGATATTTCCACCCGCTACATTCAACCGTGCCAACTTAGCAAACTCCAGCCCTTCAGTAGGTGTATTTTTAGGGAAAATACGTCGCCAAATCTCCTCTCTTTGACTAGCATCCGGAAAGGTAAACTTCACAACAAAACGGATACGACGCAGAAAAGCACTATCAATTGAATCTTTCAGGTTAGTTGTGAGGATAGCTAAACCTTGGTAAGACTCCATCCGCTGCAACAAATAACTAACTTCCATATTTGCATAGCGGTCTTGAGTGTCTTTTACCTCAGAACGCTTACCAAATAAAGAATCAGCCTCATCAAACAGCAAAATTGTCGCTCCAGCATCTGCTGCATCAAAGATACGACCTAGATTTTTCTCTGTTTCACCAATGTACTTGCTGACGACTGCACTTAAATCTATGCGGTATAAATCTAGCCGTAGTTCTTTTGCTAACACCTCTGCCGAAGTCGTTTTACCAGTACCGCTTACACCAGAAAACAAAGCACTGATACCCAAACCACGTCTACTTTTACTAGCAAACCCCCATTTTTCGTAAACATGAATACGTTGTCTCAGGTGAGATGCGATACTCTTTAAGGTTTGCATTTGTAATTCGCTCATCGCCAAGTCATCCCAAGATGTAGTCGGTTCAATGCGTTGTGCTAACTCATCCAAACTCGGACGAGCCTGAACGCGACAAGCATCCCAGAGGAGGAGGGGGAGAGAGGGGGCTAGGGGTCCCCTCTGGGGTTGGGGGCAGGGGGAGAGGGGGGGAGAAGGATTTTCTGTTTGTTCCCACTCACCTTCTAGCAAGCGTCCTCGCACTTCGGTACATACAGCATCAACGGTGGGGGCGTTGAGGTTGAATTGGTTTACTAGAGTTTCAACATGTCCGTTGAGGTCGGATGTCATTTCACCTAGAGCTTTTTCCCAAAGGGTACGTTGTTCTTGTTTGGTTGGTAGATGAACATTTAAAGTAATTAAGGGTCGTTGTCTTTGGCGAACGCCCTCGCGACTGGTGACAATCAGTAAACTTTGGATGTTCTCGATGATGTGGGTGATGGCGCTTTCTCTTTCTGGGTTGCTAATATCAATTTCAGTATCTAAAAGTAAAACGGAATTGCTTAATTTTGCTTCCCGCTCCCATAACTGCAACAGGTTATTTAAATCACTTATTTGTGTTGGTATCGCCATTGCTGACATAACATGAACTTGCAGCCCTAATATTGCACTGGCTGACTTGGCGATCGCTTGCATACTAGCAGTATCATACCCACGCAACTGTATAATCGGTAGCTTTAAATCTGACTTGGCTTGCATCCAAGTAGCTGCAATCTGCTGTGCCAATTTTTGATGAGACGGCACTAATTCATCACTAGGAGCAATAGGCGAAATCATTCCCCTAAGTTGTGCGTCAGTAGATTCCACACCAATAAGGTAGTGTAAAACTCGCTCGTCAATCTGTAAAGATTTGCTTGTCAGAGTTGAACCCGAACCAACTTCAATCAACTTCCAGTGACGCAATGCTCCATCAGGTGTAATAGCGTTCCAATGGGGTTTTGGTAAAGCTGCAATTGCTAAAGCAAAGGTAGGATAAGTTAGTTCCTCATCTCCCTGAGCTTCTGCACAAAGGTTTGCAACTGAAGATTTCAACTCAACTCCAGTGCATAACACTAATATATCCCGCTCAAAATCTGAAAGCTCAAAAGTTGTACAGAGTTGCTCTAACGCCGATGGAAT
This genomic interval from Scytonema hofmannii PCC 7110 contains the following:
- a CDS encoding ATP-binding protein — protein: MARWFNISGPCQPDIHYMLSPTMRLPNLSRLIEQRSYFVIHAPRQTGKTTAMLALAKQLTQSGRYTALMVSAEVGAPFSHDPATAEIPILDSWKAIAQFDLPEDLRPPDNWIQAQPGRRIQGALQVWAQASERPLVLFIDEIDSLQDEALISILRQLRDGYRGRPTTFPTSVGLIGLRDVRDYKVASGSSTRLKTASPFNIKDRSLTMRDFNALEVGQLYQQHTEDTGQVFTQEAVQTAYDLTQGQPWLVNALAKEIVEELVTDTSVEITAEHINQAKEILIARQDTHLDSLAEKLTEPRVKAIIEPMLAGIALGDTPNDDRQYLVDLGLLRRDPNAGLTIANPIYREVIPRVLTQGTQDSLPSISPTWLTPEGELNVDALLQAFIEFWRQHGEPLLGTTSFHEIAPHIVLMAFLHRVVNGGGTLEREYAIGRDRMDLCLRYRNVTLGIELKAWREKKKDPESEGLDQLDSYLKRIKVDYGWLFVFDRRKDAPSFAERLKTKTATTKQGRSVVIIRA
- a CDS encoding DUF6887 family protein → MTDLTQMTVTELKQYLSENRSDDEKFSEALAELLKRDPNPVIYSKDMPLEEQERIFMEKITKH
- a CDS encoding DUF6888 family protein, with amino-acid sequence MPTAAQSIQAVILCQWLSNGYQPINIFRYDSKLKTIYIQGGANDEIALVIYSDGNWRFFS
- a CDS encoding ATP-binding protein is translated as MLLTQKPKNEIHNDCWQELNRRYLMAAIASVSESLEKYIARLQDHPVEQNPQSKIEKMPIPSALEQLCTTFELSDFERDILVLCTGVELKSSVANLCAEAQGDEELTYPTFALAIAALPKPHWNAITPDGALRHWKLIEVGSGSTLTSKSLQIDERVLHYLIGVESTDAQLRGMISPIAPSDELVPSHQKLAQQIAATWMQAKSDLKLPIIQLRGYDTASMQAIAKSASAILGLQVHVMSAMAIPTQISDLNNLLQLWEREAKLSNSVLLLDTEIDISNPERESAITHIIENIQSLLIVTSREGVRQRQRPLITLNVHLPTKQEQRTLWEKALGEMTSDLNGHVETLVNQFNLNAPTVDAVCTEVRGRLLEGEWEQTENPSPPLSPCPQPQRGPLAPSLPLLLWDACRVQARPSLDELAQRIEPTTSWDDLAMSELQMQTLKSIASHLRQRIHVYEKWGFASKSRRGLGISALFSGVSGTGKTTSAEVLAKELRLDLYRIDLSAVVSKYIGETEKNLGRIFDAADAGATILLFDEADSLFGKRSEVKDTQDRYANMEVSYLLQRMESYQGLAILTTNLKDSIDSAFLRRIRFVVKFTFPDASQREEIWRRIFPKNTPTEGLEFAKLARLNVAGGNIRNIALNAAFIAADAGEPVQMKHIKIAAQAEYIKLERTLTDAEVRGWV